GGGAAAAGCGGGAAAGATTTCACACTTGCAGTGATTGATAAAATAGTGAATTTGTTGATAGTAAATATAAAAAAAATTGACATTACCATTTTTTGCAAAGTTTGACAGAAAAAAGAGATATTTGGTAATATAATAAAATATTTTAAGGAGAATACCTATATGCCAACTGTGCTTGTAATACATGGCCCCAACCTAAATATGCTTGGTGTAAGAGAACCAGAAATCTATGGGAAAACCACTCTTACATCAGTCAATAAAAGCCTTGAGACTGTGGCAAAAAAAGCCAATGTATCAATCAAATTTTTTCAATCCAACTATGAAGGTGAAATCATAGACCTTATACAGCGGCTTTACAAAAAGGTTGATCTCATTATTATAAATCCCGGCGGGCTTACACATACATCGGTAAGCTTAAGGGATGCTCTGATTGCAGCAAATACGCCAATTATCGAAGTTCATATTTCAAATATCTATGCACGGGAAGAATTCAGAAGAAAATCTCTGATTTCAGATATTGCCATAGGAACTATTTCAGGATTTGGCACAAAGAGCTATGTTTTTGCCCTGATGGCAGGAATAGATTTCCTAAAAACTAACAGCAAGCAAAAGAAATAATAAAAAAGTGACTGATACTTTCTCTGTCGCACGACTCTCAAAACTCCAACACATTTTAAAGGAAAAAAATATTCCCGCTCTTCTTGTGACAAATCTAAACAATATACGCTATCTATCAGGTTTTACAGGCACTTCTGCGATGATTATCGTATCATCGAAAAAATCTTACTTTCTCACCGATTTCAGATACACAACCCAGGCAAAAAAACAGGTTAAAGCATCAGAAATAATAGAATACAGAAACGCAAATTCCGTCATTCTTGATATATGTAAAAAAAATAAAATTGATGAACTTGCAATCGAAGCTGAACATATGCAGATTGATTTGTTCAAGAGATTAAAAAAAGACTTAAAACCAATTAAGTTGACGCATTCCAAGGGATTAATAGAAAGTCTTCGCTGCTTCAAAGACAATGAAGAAGTCAAATTGATTAAAGAGGCAATAAAGATTTCAGCCAAGGCACTAAAAGAAATCCTTCCTCTTATCAAAGAAGGAGTAGAAGAAAGAGATATTGCTCTTGAGCTTGAATTTCAAATGAGGCGCTTTGGCGCAGAAAAAGGAGCTTTTGATTTTATAGTGGCATCAGGGTATCGCTCCTCAATGCCACATGGCGTAGCAAGCAGAAAAAAAATTAAAAAGGGCAACATTGTAACAGTCGATTTCGGCTGCATTTATAAAGGATATAATTCTGATATTACTCGCACTTTTTGTGTCGGAAAGGCAGGGGAAAAAGAAAAAAGAATTTATAAGCTCGTATATGAAGCGCAAGCTCTGGCATTTGAAAAAATAGAAGAAGGTAAAACAACAGGCGCTATAGACAAAGCGGCAAGAGATTTTTTTGAAAAACAGAATGTTGGAGAATTTTTTGGTCATGGCCTTGGCCATGGTGTAGGGCTTGATGTTCACGAAAAACCTGTCCTCTCACGAGGGATGAAGGAAAGAATAGGGGAAGGTATGGTTTTCACAATTGAACCGGGGCTTTATTTTCCAAAAAAATTCGGTGTCAGAATAGAAGATATGATTTTGATAAAGAAAGGAAAACCTCAAATATTGACAAAAGATATTCCAAAGATTTTTGAAATTTAAAATCGTTCAATGGATGGGAAAAAAAATATGCCTATATAGAAAAATCAAAAAAAGTTTTCTCTCCACCACTCATAGGGAGCATCAGTCCTTGCAGATTCTTTAAATTCTTCCCATCTTTGTTTTACCTTTTCATAATTCTCTTTTGCAACTTCAAGTTGTTTCTGCGCCATTTTTCGGTCAGCGTTTGTATAATTTTTTCTTGAATAAGATGAAACCGTTCTCAATCTGAAGGCTTCTGCTCTCTTTACCTTTTCTTCAGCTTCCGAAAGTTCAGCTAACAGCTTATTCTTCTTTTCATCCCACTCCTTTATTTCTTCTTCTTTCTTTTTTTTCTCTGCTTCTGCTTCTTCAGCGCTCTTTTCTATCTCTTCATC
This region of Candidatus Schekmanbacteria bacterium genomic DNA includes:
- the aroQ gene encoding type II 3-dehydroquinate dehydratase is translated as MPTVLVIHGPNLNMLGVREPEIYGKTTLTSVNKSLETVAKKANVSIKFFQSNYEGEIIDLIQRLYKKVDLIIINPGGLTHTSVSLRDALIAANTPIIEVHISNIYAREEFRRKSLISDIAIGTISGFGTKSYVFALMAGIDFLKTNSKQKK
- a CDS encoding DUF4124 domain-containing protein, yielding MLRNVTIFLVALIFVLLPVGRSHSATIYKYTDENGVIHIVDSPEKIPPSLEEKVEKTKISSKPKEEEKDYKSVFDEEIEKSAEEAEAEKKKKEEEIKEWDEKKNKLLAELSEAEEKVKRAEAFRLRTVSSYSRKNYTNADRKMAQKQLEVAKENYEKVKQRWEEFKESARTDAPYEWWRENFF
- a CDS encoding aminopeptidase P family protein translates to MTDTFSVARLSKLQHILKEKNIPALLVTNLNNIRYLSGFTGTSAMIIVSSKKSYFLTDFRYTTQAKKQVKASEIIEYRNANSVILDICKKNKIDELAIEAEHMQIDLFKRLKKDLKPIKLTHSKGLIESLRCFKDNEEVKLIKEAIKISAKALKEILPLIKEGVEERDIALELEFQMRRFGAEKGAFDFIVASGYRSSMPHGVASRKKIKKGNIVTVDFGCIYKGYNSDITRTFCVGKAGEKEKRIYKLVYEAQALAFEKIEEGKTTGAIDKAARDFFEKQNVGEFFGHGLGHGVGLDVHEKPVLSRGMKERIGEGMVFTIEPGLYFPKKFGVRIEDMILIKKGKPQILTKDIPKIFEI